The Balneola sp. genomic sequence TGTCTTTTTGATAGATTCAATGATTAAAGGAAGATCTAAAGGTTTTACCGTTCTTGGATCAATGATCTCACACTCTACACCATCTTTTGCAAGTTGAGCCGCAGCCTGTACAGCTACATGGTACATCTTACCGTGAGCTACTATGGTAACATCGCTTCCTTTACGTTTGATCTTTCCTTTACCAATTGGAATGATATAGTCTTCGACATCAGAAACCTCTCCTTTCATTCCGTACATTTGTTCGGATTCCATGAATAATACAGGATTATCATCTCTAACAGCCGATTTCATCAATCCTTTTGCATCATCAGGTTCTGAAACATAAATCACTTTCAATCCTGGGAAATGAGCATACATGGAATCGAATGCTACCGAATGAGTTGCTCCTAACTGTCCAGCCGATGCATTAGGCCCTCTGAATACGATAGGACAATCTGCCTGACCGCCGGTCATGTACTTCACCTTGGTTGCATGGTTAATAATCTGGTCAGCGGCTAATACGGCGAAGTTGAAGGTCATAAACTCAACGATTGGACGAAGACCATGCATTGCAGCACCAACGCCAATCCCTGCAAAGCCAAGCTCCGAAATGGGGGTATCGATAACCCTTCTGAACCCATATTTATCAAGTAAGCCCTCGGTAACTTTATAAGCTCCGTTATATTCTGCTACTTCCTCGCCCATGATGAATACTCTTTCATCGCGATCCATTTCTTCATCAATAGCGTGCTTTATTGCTTCTCTGAATTGTAATTCTGCCATTATCTAATTCAACTAAATTTTAAACGTGGAAGTAAGGTTCGTCTTCAACAAACATGTCATCATACATTTCCTCTATTTCAGGGAAAGGAGACTCATCAGCGAAGGTTACTGCATCAAGCACTACCTGCTCTATTCTATCTTCTATTTCTTTCAATACCGCTTCTTCGGCAAGCTTATTCGATAATATGTAATCTTTCAATCGAAGAATCGGATCGATTTTTTGATACTGTTCAAGCTCTTCTTTGGTACGGTACTTTTGAGGATCTGACATGGAATGACCTCGATATCGATAGGTGCGAATCTCCACAAAATAAGGTTCAGAGTTTTCGCGCACATCATCCGCTATTTCTTTCATTTTCTCATAAACGGAGAATACATCCATACCATTAATAACTGCGCTTTTCATGCCATATCCTTTAGCGCGGTCAACGATTTCTGCAACAGTATGACGTTTTGCAGCTGTACCCATGGAATACCCATTGTTTTCAACTACAAAAAGAACTGGTAGCTTCCAGAGTTGAGCCATATTCATGGATTCATGTAGTGCACCTTGGTCTACTGCTCCATCTCCAAAGAAAGTTGCCGATATATTTCCTGTACCTTTGTATTTGTTTGCAAATGCAAAGCCTGCACCGATGGGGATGTGCCCCCCTACAATACCATAACCACCCCAAAAGTGCTCTTTTGAGTTAGCAAAGTGCATTGAGCCCCCTTTACCCTTGGAACAGCCTGTAGCCTTACCAAAAAGTTCTGCCATTCCCTCGTTAGCAGAAATTCCACGGCATAAGCCCCATCCATGATCCCTATAACCGGTAATAATATCATCTTTATCATCAAACGCGAATACCGTACCAGTAGAAATAGCTTCCTGACCAATATAAAGATGCAAGAAACCACCAAACTTACCTTTTTGATACTGTTGCATTGCTCGTTCCTCAAATCGTCGCTGCAAGTACATCTGTTCGTACATTGCTAAC encodes the following:
- a CDS encoding pyruvate dehydrogenase complex E1 component subunit beta yields the protein MAELQFREAIKHAIDEEMDRDERVFIMGEEVAEYNGAYKVTEGLLDKYGFRRVIDTPISELGFAGIGVGAAMHGLRPIVEFMTFNFAVLAADQIINHATKVKYMTGGQADCPIVFRGPNASAGQLGATHSVAFDSMYAHFPGLKVIYVSEPDDAKGLMKSAVRDDNPVLFMESEQMYGMKGEVSDVEDYIIPIGKGKIKRKGSDVTIVAHGKMYHVAVQAAAQLAKDGVECEIIDPRTVKPLDLPLIIESIKKTNRCVVVDEAHPFAGLAAEIGFSLQREAFDYLDAPVQRVTLPDVNAPFSKKLFDAWFPSPKQVIDAVNQVTYRT
- the pdhA gene encoding pyruvate dehydrogenase (acetyl-transferring) E1 component subunit alpha; this encodes MAKKKKDDIVFAPRGIGDSNDGVVQKGVDLPPATKKKHKELGLSEADLLAMYEQMYLQRRFEERAMQQYQKGKFGGFLHLYIGQEAISTGTVFAFDDKDDIITGYRDHGWGLCRGISANEGMAELFGKATGCSKGKGGSMHFANSKEHFWGGYGIVGGHIPIGAGFAFANKYKGTGNISATFFGDGAVDQGALHESMNMAQLWKLPVLFVVENNGYSMGTAAKRHTVAEIVDRAKGYGMKSAVINGMDVFSVYEKMKEIADDVRENSEPYFVEIRTYRYRGHSMSDPQKYRTKEELEQYQKIDPILRLKDYILSNKLAEEAVLKEIEDRIEQVVLDAVTFADESPFPEIEEMYDDMFVEDEPYFHV